One part of the Vicia villosa cultivar HV-30 ecotype Madison, WI linkage group LG6, Vvil1.0, whole genome shotgun sequence genome encodes these proteins:
- the LOC131614510 gene encoding uncharacterized protein LOC131614510, producing the protein MNIVSYNIRGCGNSAKRGRIRQLLQRGNTDMCFIQESKVTRVSEGLIKSTWGYVGCNWPAKEAEGRSGGIITIWKKGVIHPISSFRGKGLLGVNALWNGINCYFVNVYSSCLASEKRELWAELLRLKDKLEVGEWVVRGDFNAVKSKEERRGRGGGFKLGEIEDFSSFIDMMELVDVSVVGCTHTWINASGMASSRIDRFLLSEGIIQAWKIVAQYTGSRDISDHRPIWIKA; encoded by the coding sequence ATGAATATTGTTTCTTATAACATTAGGGGGTGTGGGAATTCTGCGAAAAGAGGAAGAATTCGTCAATTACTGCAAAGGGGTAATACAGACATGTGTTTTATTCAAGAATCTAAGGTTACTAGGGTGAGTGAAGGTCTCATTAAAAGCACCTGGGGGTATGTGGGTTGTAACTGGCCAGCTAAAGAGGCAGAGGGGCGTTCTGGTGGAATCATAACTATTTGGAAGAAGGGCGTTATTCATCCGATTTCCTCTTTCAGAGGAAAAGGACTATTGGGGGTAAATGCATTATGGAATGGTATAAACTGCTATTTTGTTAACGTCTATTCCTCTTGTTTAGCATCTGAAAAACGTGAATTATGGGCCGAATTACTGAGATTGAAGGACAAGTTAGAAGTGGGGGAATGGGTGGTGAGAGGAGATTTTAATGCCGTGAAATCTAAGGAGGAGAGGAGGGGGAGGGGTGGTGGATTCAAACTAGGTGAGATTGAGGATTTTAGTTCTTTTATTGATATGATGGAATTGGTGGATGTTTCTGTGGTAGGCTGCACTCATACTTGGATAAATGCATCAGGGATGGCAAGTAGTAGGATAGACAGATTTCTTCTATCGGAAGGGATTATTCAAGCTTGGAAAATTGTGGCGCAATATACAGGAAGCAGGGATATATCTGATCATAGACCTATTTGGATTAAGGCTTGA